Proteins from one Romboutsia sp. CE17 genomic window:
- a CDS encoding ABC transporter substrate-binding protein, giving the protein MKKILSIFMILSMFIFSGCSSQGDRTVTDREGTEVNIPTKIDKIISTAPSNTEVIMELGLGEKLVAIDKYSLDIEGINSEITKIDFSNPDAETIIGLEPDVVIASGHNKTGSAEDPFKAISEAGIPVVYIPSSDSIEGIYKDIEFIAEVVNEEEKGQEIIDEMKSKVSEIKAIGEKIEEKKTVYFEISPAPNLYSFGNATFLNEMIEIVGAKNIFSDEEGWISPTAESVINANPDVIITNASYMENPTEEIKSRDAWENITAIKNNAVYLVDKNASSRPSQNAIKALEEIAKAVYPEYYGK; this is encoded by the coding sequence ATGAAAAAAATATTATCGATATTTATGATTTTATCAATGTTCATATTTTCTGGATGCAGTTCTCAAGGAGATAGAACTGTTACCGATAGAGAAGGAACAGAGGTAAATATACCGACAAAAATAGATAAAATAATATCAACAGCTCCATCTAATACTGAAGTAATAATGGAATTAGGATTAGGAGAAAAATTAGTAGCTATAGATAAATATTCTTTAGATATAGAAGGAATTAATAGCGAAATAACTAAAATAGACTTTTCAAACCCAGATGCAGAAACGATAATAGGTTTAGAACCAGATGTAGTTATAGCATCAGGACATAATAAGACAGGATCAGCAGAAGATCCATTCAAGGCAATAAGTGAAGCTGGAATACCAGTAGTTTACATACCAAGTAGTGACAGTATAGAAGGAATATATAAAGATATAGAATTTATAGCAGAAGTTGTAAATGAAGAAGAAAAAGGTCAAGAAATAATAGATGAAATGAAGAGTAAGGTAAGTGAAATAAAAGCTATAGGTGAAAAAATAGAAGAAAAGAAAACTGTATACTTTGAAATATCACCTGCTCCTAATCTTTACAGTTTTGGAAACGCTACATTTTTAAATGAAATGATAGAAATTGTAGGAGCTAAAAATATATTCTCAGATGAAGAGGGATGGATATCTCCAACAGCAGAATCTGTAATAAATGCAAATCCAGATGTAATAATAACAAATGCATCATATATGGAAAATCCAACAGAAGAGATCAAATCTAGGGATGCTTGGGAAAATATAACTGCAATAAAAAATAATGCAGTATATTTAGTTGATAAAAATGCATCGTCACGTCCATCTCAAAATGCAATAAAAGCTTTAGAAGAAATAGCTAAGGCAGTATATCCAGAGTACTATGGAAAATAA
- the purB gene encoding adenylosuccinate lyase, giving the protein MMDKKYTTYTNPLTDRYCSKDMSYIFSPQFKFSTWRKLWVALAEGEKELGLNITEDQLEELRANADNINFEEARKIEKEVRHDVMSHVKAYGLQCDKAKGIIHLGATSAYVGDNTDVIQMTEALKLIRVKLVNLINNLKEFSLKYKDVPTLGFTHFQAAQLTTVGKRATLWTQDLIIDLEDLNFRIENMKLRGVKGTTGTQASFLSLFDGDHDKVKALDKLICKKMGYKASYAVSGQTYTRKLDYQVISILSGIAQSMHKMTNDIRLLQSLKELEEPFEKNQIGSSAMAYKRNPMRSERIASLSKYIISESLSPALVEATQWLERSLDDSANKRLSIPQAFMAADAILEIGINVTDGLVVYENMINKHINEELPFMATENILMEAVKRGGDRQELHEVIRELSMKAAYRVKHEGKDNNLIDLIIESNSFNMDKEEILSIINPRNFVGRAPEQVVDFVNEVVNPAIDPFKDSIGINVDLHV; this is encoded by the coding sequence ATGATGGATAAGAAATATACTACATATACAAATCCACTAACAGATAGATATTGTAGTAAAGATATGAGTTATATATTTTCTCCACAATTTAAATTTTCAACTTGGAGAAAGTTATGGGTTGCTCTTGCAGAAGGAGAAAAAGAGTTAGGACTTAATATAACTGAAGATCAACTAGAGGAATTAAGAGCGAACGCAGATAATATAAATTTTGAAGAAGCTAGAAAAATAGAAAAAGAAGTTAGACATGATGTAATGAGTCATGTTAAAGCATATGGTTTACAATGTGACAAGGCTAAAGGTATAATCCATTTAGGAGCTACATCAGCTTATGTTGGGGATAATACAGACGTAATACAAATGACAGAAGCTTTAAAACTTATAAGAGTTAAATTAGTAAACTTAATAAACAACTTAAAAGAATTTTCACTAAAGTATAAAGATGTTCCAACTCTTGGATTTACACATTTCCAAGCAGCTCAGCTTACAACAGTAGGAAAAAGAGCAACATTATGGACTCAAGATTTAATAATAGATTTAGAAGATTTAAACTTTAGAATAGAAAATATGAAACTTAGAGGAGTTAAAGGTACTACTGGTACTCAAGCAAGTTTTTTAAGTTTATTTGATGGAGATCATGATAAAGTTAAAGCGTTAGATAAACTTATATGCAAAAAAATGGGATATAAAGCTTCTTATGCAGTAAGTGGGCAAACATATACTAGAAAATTAGATTATCAAGTTATAAGTATACTAAGTGGAATAGCTCAAAGTATGCATAAAATGACTAATGATATAAGATTATTACAAAGTTTAAAAGAATTAGAAGAACCATTTGAAAAAAATCAAATAGGTTCATCTGCTATGGCATATAAGAGAAATCCAATGAGAAGTGAAAGAATAGCTTCTTTATCAAAATATATAATAAGTGAAAGTTTAAGCCCTGCATTAGTGGAAGCAACTCAATGGTTAGAAAGAAGTTTAGATGATTCGGCTAATAAAAGGCTTTCAATACCTCAAGCATTTATGGCAGCGGATGCTATACTTGAAATAGGTATAAATGTAACAGATGGATTAGTAGTTTATGAAAATATGATAAATAAGCATATAAATGAAGAACTTCCTTTTATGGCTACAGAGAATATATTAATGGAAGCTGTAAAAAGAGGAGGAGATAGACAAGAATTACACGAAGTTATAAGAGAGTTATCTATGAAAGCAGCATATAGAGTTAAGCATGAAGGGAAAGATAATAATCTTATAGATCTTATAATTGAAAGTAATTCATTTAATATGGATAAAGAAGAAATATTATCTATAATAAATCCTAGAAATTTTGTAGGAAGAGCGCCAGAACAAGTTGTAGACTTTGTAAATGAAGTTGTAAATCCTGCAATAGATCCATTTAAAGATAGTATAGGAATAAATGTAGATTTACATGTATAA
- a CDS encoding MATE family efflux transporter: MENKNILGTEKISKLFIKFSLPAIMAMVINGMQNIIDGIFLGNFVGSNAMASVNLVQPFTQLIIGTSMIISIGCLSFVGRTLGEGKNEEAQNIFKTSLIVMCISSGVITFIGIIFNKNLAVILGANEVLLESVAIYIKTIAIFAIPMSLMFLFGFVDRVIERPEVYLKGSILSVITNITLNYILIKKLQLGIRGAAIATGMSYSIALIIVIVPLLNKNTVVNIFKGKFDKSTIWPVIYNGSSEGVTAIAIATTAYVFNMAFMKIAGEAGIAAFTSINYISQFGTLIMFGISDGIGPIISYNYGYEKHERVSHVLKLANKIIFIIGIILFIVLFLFGKNLVSMFMSGNKEVLDMAVSGSKLYATAFFFNGFNIVYSGYFTAIGKAKESIIIAACRGIIFVVIGICILPLIINIKGVWLTIPFAELMTFILAIKLIKKVTNIEVNKAAA; the protein is encoded by the coding sequence ATGGAAAATAAAAATATATTAGGAACAGAAAAAATATCTAAATTATTTATTAAGTTTTCATTACCAGCGATAATGGCTATGGTTATAAATGGTATGCAAAATATTATAGATGGAATATTTTTAGGAAACTTTGTAGGTTCTAATGCAATGGCAAGTGTAAACTTAGTTCAGCCTTTTACACAGTTAATAATAGGTACTAGTATGATAATTAGTATAGGTTGTTTAAGCTTTGTTGGAAGGACATTAGGAGAAGGAAAGAATGAAGAAGCTCAAAATATATTTAAAACTTCTTTAATAGTTATGTGTATATCCTCAGGAGTTATAACATTTATCGGAATAATATTTAATAAAAATCTAGCAGTAATTTTAGGAGCTAATGAGGTTTTACTAGAAAGTGTAGCTATATATATAAAAACAATAGCAATATTTGCAATACCAATGTCACTAATGTTTTTGTTTGGATTTGTAGATAGAGTTATAGAAAGACCAGAGGTTTATCTAAAAGGAAGCATTTTAAGTGTAATAACTAATATAACATTAAATTACATTTTAATAAAAAAACTACAACTAGGAATAAGAGGAGCAGCTATTGCAACTGGTATGTCTTATTCTATAGCATTAATTATAGTTATAGTACCTTTATTAAATAAAAATACAGTAGTTAACATATTTAAAGGAAAGTTTGATAAGTCAACTATATGGCCAGTAATATATAATGGATCATCAGAGGGAGTAACTGCTATTGCAATTGCTACAACTGCTTATGTGTTTAATATGGCATTTATGAAAATAGCTGGTGAAGCAGGAATAGCAGCATTTACAAGTATAAATTATATATCGCAATTTGGAACTTTAATTATGTTTGGGATATCAGATGGTATAGGACCAATAATAAGCTATAATTATGGTTATGAAAAGCATGAAAGAGTAAGTCATGTTTTAAAACTTGCTAACAAGATAATTTTTATAATTGGTATAATACTATTTATAGTATTATTTTTATTCGGTAAGAACTTAGTTAGTATGTTTATGAGTGGAAACAAAGAAGTTCTTGATATGGCTGTTAGTGGATCAAAGTTATATGCTACTGCATTTTTCTTTAATGGATTTAATATTGTTTACTCTGGGTACTTTACTGCAATAGGTAAAGCAAAAGAATCTATTATTATAGCAGCATGCAGAGGGATTATTTTTGTTGTAATAGGAATATGTATTCTTCCACTTATAATTAATATAAAGGGTGTTTGGTTAACTATACCTTTTGCAGAGTTAATGACTTTTATACTAGCTATAAAGCTAATTAAAAAAGTAACAAATATTGAAGTTAATAAAGCTGCAGCATAA
- a CDS encoding YfcC family protein: MQYTLEKTNDKVKKKKKFKLPTAYTILLSIIVIIAIISHIVSGAKPASLADVVMAPMNGLKDAIDICLYVMLMGGFLNIINKTGALDAGIGSIVKKLNGKELLLIPILMFILSLGGTSFGMAEETLAFYALVTATMMAAGFDSLTAVATILLGAGCGVLGSTVNPFVVATSIDSLKSVGVSANQATVMGIGVALWLSSLSISIYFVMRYAKKVKQNKENSLLSEDEYNNAKEKFLNGKEETLEFTTKRKIVLSLFAISFIVMALGVIPWERFGITMFKNTDFLTGASFGNWWFSELAMWFVLMSIIIGIVYGFKEKEIVSYIIEGAADMVGVAFIIGISRGVSVIMSNTGLDAFVLNNASSSLRGMSPILFTNVSFLIYIGLSFLIPSTSGLSSVSMPIFGALAHTLGFAPELIISILGAGCGLVNLITPTSGVIMGGLAISKVDYGTWVKFSIKIIACIFVSSTIILSVGMMLL; encoded by the coding sequence ATGCAATATACATTAGAAAAGACTAATGATAAAGTTAAAAAAAAGAAAAAATTTAAGCTACCTACAGCATACACCATATTGCTTTCAATTATAGTAATAATAGCGATTATAAGTCATATTGTATCAGGAGCTAAGCCTGCTTCATTAGCAGATGTTGTTATGGCTCCAATGAACGGATTAAAAGATGCTATTGATATATGCTTATATGTAATGCTAATGGGTGGATTTTTAAATATTATAAATAAAACAGGTGCTCTTGATGCAGGAATTGGATCAATAGTTAAAAAACTTAATGGAAAAGAACTTTTACTAATACCTATACTAATGTTTATATTATCATTAGGTGGTACAAGTTTTGGTATGGCTGAAGAAACACTAGCATTTTATGCACTTGTGACAGCTACAATGATGGCAGCTGGATTTGATTCGCTTACAGCTGTAGCAACTATATTACTTGGAGCAGGATGTGGTGTTTTAGGATCCACTGTAAATCCATTCGTAGTGGCTACAAGTATAGATTCTTTAAAGAGTGTTGGTGTTAGCGCAAATCAAGCTACTGTTATGGGAATAGGAGTAGCTTTGTGGTTATCATCACTTTCAATATCAATATATTTTGTAATGAGATATGCAAAAAAGGTAAAGCAGAACAAAGAAAACTCGCTATTATCAGAAGACGAATATAATAATGCTAAAGAGAAATTTTTAAATGGAAAAGAAGAGACTTTAGAATTTACAACAAAAAGAAAAATAGTACTTAGTTTATTTGCTATATCTTTTATAGTTATGGCTCTTGGAGTTATACCTTGGGAGAGATTTGGAATAACTATGTTTAAAAATACAGACTTTTTAACAGGTGCATCATTTGGAAATTGGTGGTTTTCTGAACTTGCTATGTGGTTTGTATTAATGTCTATAATTATAGGAATTGTTTATGGATTTAAAGAAAAAGAAATAGTATCTTATATAATAGAAGGTGCAGCTGATATGGTAGGGGTAGCATTTATAATAGGAATATCAAGAGGTGTTTCTGTTATAATGTCGAATACAGGATTAGATGCTTTTGTTTTAAACAATGCATCATCATCATTACGTGGAATGTCACCTATATTATTTACAAATGTTTCTTTCTTAATATATATTGGTTTATCTTTCTTAATACCTTCAACATCAGGGCTTTCAAGTGTATCGATGCCAATATTCGGAGCTCTAGCCCATACACTAGGGTTTGCTCCAGAACTTATAATATCTATACTTGGAGCAGGATGCGGTTTAGTTAACTTAATAACTCCAACATCAGGTGTTATTATGGGAGGATTAGCAATATCAAAAGTTGATTACGGAACATGGGTAAAGTTTTCTATTAAAATAATTGCATGTATATTTGTATCGTCTACAATCATCTTATCTGTTGGAATGATGTTACTATAA
- a CDS encoding arsenic metallochaperone ArsD family protein, which produces MKIEIYEKNMYGINGLVSSKLDEESLRIRNDLTILKNEFKSLEVSRYEVSLKSKNISSLMNINKDIKEYSSINRSISSLTNLNEEYNDLISKANLPIVLVNGEVLASGKYPTLRELKECIKDNIEKIKCI; this is translated from the coding sequence ATGAAAATAGAAATATATGAGAAAAATATGTATGGTATAAACGGTTTAGTAAGTTCTAAATTAGATGAAGAATCATTAAGAATTAGAAATGATTTAACAATTTTAAAAAATGAATTTAAAAGCTTAGAAGTATCAAGATATGAAGTATCATTAAAGTCAAAAAATATAAGTTCACTGATGAATATAAATAAAGATATAAAAGAATATAGTTCTATAAATAGGTCCATTTCATCATTAACTAATCTAAATGAAGAATACAATGATTTAATAAGTAAAGCAAATTTACCTATAGTTTTAGTAAATGGAGAAGTATTAGCATCAGGAAAGTACCCAACATTGAGAGAACTAAAAGAATGTATAAAAGATAATATAGAAAAAATTAAATGTATTTAA
- a CDS encoding tyrosine-type recombinase/integrase: MENTNVLNENEFEIFNQFAQKLNPSTKHDYLSKIILMKVYLKEKDLLEVTKYDCNEFIEYIKDRYAKSTCEKIYSYLHSFYNFMNKKEYIEINPFTYVKKPEVSRIKTKEDVLSVQEINQLVEILPKLNIRDRVIMIFLATTGCLLNELVNLKWKDLMMDDKNNTYVRLGKGKKERVVKLHPYCFKLIEDYRDYSGLPELILPSDEFVFTTQKSNSITDRNVRLIVKKALDLAGLPQYSAKDFRHSFAAISLRLGANEEDIKNQLGWSDKYYAIRYKYVLNFVDSESVDYLMSNDHLSINNK, translated from the coding sequence ATGGAAAATACTAATGTTTTAAATGAAAATGAATTTGAAATATTTAATCAATTTGCACAAAAATTAAATCCAAGTACAAAGCATGACTATTTATCAAAAATAATACTTATGAAAGTTTACTTAAAAGAAAAAGATTTATTAGAAGTAACCAAATATGATTGTAATGAATTTATAGAATATATAAAAGATAGATATGCAAAATCAACCTGTGAAAAGATCTATAGTTATTTACATAGTTTTTATAATTTTATGAATAAAAAAGAATATATAGAAATAAACCCTTTTACATATGTAAAAAAACCTGAGGTAAGTAGAATTAAAACTAAAGAAGATGTACTTAGCGTTCAAGAGATAAATCAACTTGTTGAAATACTTCCTAAATTAAATATAAGAGATAGAGTTATAATGATATTCTTAGCGACAACTGGATGTTTGCTTAATGAACTTGTAAATTTAAAATGGAAAGATTTGATGATGGATGATAAAAATAATACATATGTGAGACTAGGTAAAGGTAAAAAGGAAAGAGTAGTTAAACTTCATCCATATTGCTTTAAATTAATTGAAGATTATAGAGATTATTCAGGACTTCCAGAATTGATACTGCCAAGTGATGAATTTGTATTCACTACTCAAAAAAGCAACTCTATAACAGATAGAAATGTAAGATTAATAGTAAAAAAGGCTCTAGATTTAGCTGGATTACCACAGTATTCTGCAAAAGATTTTAGGCATTCATTTGCAGCTATAAGCTTAAGACTTGGAGCAAATGAGGAAGATATTAAAAATCAGCTAGGTTGGAGTGATAAATACTATGCAATTAGATATAAGTATGTTTTAAATTTTGTTGATAGTGAAAGTGTAGATTATTTAATGAGTAATGATCATTTAAGTATTAATAATAAATAG
- a CDS encoding undecaprenyl-diphosphate phosphatase, whose amino-acid sequence MLDILKVIVIGIVQGITEWLPVSSTGHMILVNQFLKLNQTPEFFNTFLVVIQFGSILAVLLIFFKKLNPFDSSKTKVQKNETLSLWAKVIIAIIPSGLIGVLFEDKIDALFFNSTTVAIALIVYGVIMIMLENRNKQPKVSSFNQLTYKLALGIGLFQCLALIPGTSRSGSTIIGAVLLGTSRYVATEFSFFLAVPTMLGASALKLLKVGFAFNGFEWLLLGIGCFVAFIVSVFAIKFLLDYIKKHDFKVFGYYRIILGAIVLAYFYFSGASI is encoded by the coding sequence ATGCTTGATATTTTAAAGGTCATTGTCATAGGTATTGTCCAAGGTATAACTGAATGGTTACCAGTAAGTAGCACAGGTCATATGATATTAGTTAATCAATTCCTTAAACTAAATCAAACGCCTGAATTTTTTAATACTTTCTTAGTTGTAATTCAATTTGGTTCAATACTTGCCGTACTTTTGATATTCTTTAAGAAATTAAACCCATTTGATTCATCTAAAACTAAGGTTCAAAAAAATGAAACTTTAAGTTTATGGGCAAAGGTTATAATTGCCATAATCCCATCTGGTTTAATTGGGGTATTATTTGAAGATAAAATAGATGCTTTATTCTTCAACTCAACTACAGTTGCTATAGCTCTTATAGTATACGGTGTTATAATGATAATGCTAGAAAATAGAAATAAACAACCTAAGGTTTCTAGCTTTAATCAACTTACATATAAACTAGCTTTAGGTATAGGTCTATTCCAATGTCTAGCTCTTATACCGGGTACATCTAGATCTGGATCTACTATAATAGGTGCTGTTCTTCTTGGTACATCTAGATATGTTGCTACTGAGTTTTCATTCTTCTTAGCAGTTCCTACTATGCTTGGTGCAAGTGCACTTAAGCTTTTAAAAGTTGGATTTGCTTTTAATGGATTCGAATGGCTATTATTAGGTATTGGATGCTTTGTTGCATTTATAGTTTCTGTGTTCGCAATCAAATTCTTACTAGATTACATTAAGAAACATGACTTCAAAGTATTTGGATATTATAGAATTATTCTTGGTGCAATAGTACTTGCATACTTCTACTTCTCAGGTGCATCAATATAA
- a CDS encoding UvrD-helicase domain-containing protein, producing the protein MSQYVNINSQLDALKLKEIEKIFYDNIKENTNTVPKITPFKGINTDLLYIEDNKILFIKFMDTTEDLFFILEEELLEVMNEEYESMHMKMTQLNKNISYNYVFIMPYVEIEDTFGLDEFVNNHIIDKTKLEEIKENNNLINEYLRKENNEIELNLLLLDICPEYYLLNNRLHINESFKKILFYNDEYKYTATMLEKDQIEKVVSIDYGNTLFKGGSGTGKTSIMLSRAIKLARVYPHHKFLIFTYTKQLRNELIENLNVLYKDNNNLEVHTFSSFIFKLAKKYNLVVDYNMLKNDYEKAFNNLIKQAKNVIKTKTIFKGIFIDEAESFSIDEIDFIREFLYKSKYIFNVFYCESLNISHHLNIFKSYFINIDFDKEIVLNKNYRQSKELINFTNSFAKNSNEYIKLLRPNLSKDVFTTTKPILKEGKAVDIVKVSDLDEQLSAVLWEIEYFTKQKGLKYSDIAIVYPYNKKKLKNGKTIYFQYLIRKALEERDIQYIYAEDTLTNLSPKNGVTISNIFSIKNLEYKAVIFCELEMLYNQTINDKEQDYQINDFVGDLNKIYLAINRATEYLSIITTLNEDGSDLIKLLIDSQ; encoded by the coding sequence GTGAGCCAATACGTAAATATTAACTCTCAATTAGATGCATTAAAGTTAAAAGAGATAGAAAAAATTTTCTATGACAATATAAAAGAGAATACTAATACAGTTCCAAAGATTACTCCCTTTAAAGGGATTAATACAGATTTACTTTATATAGAAGATAATAAAATATTATTTATAAAATTCATGGATACCACAGAGGATTTATTCTTTATTTTAGAAGAAGAGCTATTAGAAGTAATGAATGAAGAATATGAGTCTATGCATATGAAAATGACTCAGCTTAATAAGAATATAAGCTATAATTATGTATTTATAATGCCTTATGTAGAAATTGAAGATACTTTTGGGTTAGATGAATTTGTAAATAATCATATAATAGATAAGACTAAGTTAGAAGAAATAAAAGAAAATAATAATTTAATTAATGAGTACCTAAGAAAAGAAAATAATGAGATAGAATTAAATTTACTACTCTTAGATATATGTCCAGAATATTATTTGCTAAATAATAGACTGCATATAAATGAAAGTTTTAAGAAGATTTTATTTTATAATGATGAATATAAATACACTGCTACAATGTTAGAAAAGGATCAAATAGAAAAAGTAGTTTCTATAGACTATGGAAATACTTTATTTAAAGGCGGTTCAGGTACTGGAAAAACTTCTATAATGTTGTCTAGAGCTATTAAATTAGCTAGAGTGTATCCACATCATAAGTTTTTAATATTTACTTATACAAAGCAACTACGAAATGAATTAATAGAAAATTTAAATGTACTTTATAAGGATAATAATAACTTAGAAGTACATACATTTAGTTCATTTATATTTAAGTTGGCTAAGAAATACAATTTAGTTGTAGATTATAATATGCTAAAAAATGATTATGAAAAAGCTTTTAATAATTTAATAAAGCAAGCTAAAAATGTAATAAAAACTAAGACTATTTTTAAAGGAATATTTATCGATGAAGCAGAAAGTTTTTCAATTGATGAGATAGATTTTATAAGAGAATTCTTATATAAGTCAAAATACATATTTAATGTATTTTACTGTGAAAGTTTAAATATTTCACATCATTTAAATATATTTAAATCATATTTTATAAATATAGATTTTGATAAAGAAATAGTATTGAATAAGAACTATAGGCAATCAAAAGAGCTAATAAATTTTACAAATAGTTTTGCTAAAAATTCTAATGAATATATAAAATTACTAAGGCCTAATTTATCAAAAGATGTATTTACAACAACTAAGCCTATTTTAAAAGAAGGTAAAGCGGTAGATATAGTTAAGGTAAGTGATTTAGATGAACAATTGAGCGCGGTATTATGGGAAATTGAGTATTTTACTAAGCAAAAAGGATTAAAGTATTCAGATATAGCAATTGTTTATCCATATAATAAGAAAAAATTAAAAAATGGGAAAACAATTTATTTCCAATATTTAATAAGAAAAGCTTTAGAAGAAAGAGATATACAATATATTTATGCAGAAGACACTTTAACGAATTTAAGTCCTAAAAATGGTGTTACAATATCAAATATATTCTCAATTAAAAATTTAGAATATAAGGCAGTTATCTTTTGTGAACTAGAGATGCTTTATAATCAAACGATAAATGATAAAGAGCAAGATTATCAAATAAATGACTTTGTAGGAGATTTAAATAAAATTTACTTAGCAATAAATAGAGCGACTGAGTATTTGAGTATAATAACGACTTTAAATGAAGATGGTAGTGATTTAATAAAACTCCTAATAGATTCACAATAA
- a CDS encoding MerR family transcriptional regulator, protein MEYTIKSLAQLAGISVRTLRYYDEIGLLKPCRINSSGYRIYGETEIDLLQQILFYKSMDMKLEDIAHIIYDPDFDICEALEEHYKYLINKKNQIENLIFTVEKTLSYKKGVIEMSNKEKFEGFKKEKLDENEMKYGKEIREKYGQETIEKSNKKFLNLSEEEFKKMVSIEKEMLLSLKKVIENNDLKSEFAKDVYEKHREWLGFTWPSYTKEAHIGLAQMYIYDERFTKYYNDKVGHGAAQVLHDCIVKYAK, encoded by the coding sequence ATGGAATATACAATAAAAAGTCTAGCACAGCTTGCAGGAATAAGTGTAAGGACTTTAAGATATTATGATGAAATTGGATTATTAAAACCATGTAGGATTAATTCTTCAGGATATAGAATTTATGGAGAAACAGAAATAGATTTACTTCAACAAATATTATTTTATAAATCTATGGATATGAAGCTAGAAGATATTGCACATATAATATACGATCCTGATTTTGATATTTGTGAGGCATTAGAAGAACATTATAAATACTTAATCAATAAAAAAAATCAAATAGAAAATTTAATATTTACGGTAGAAAAAACATTATCATATAAAAAAGGAGTAATTGAAATGTCAAATAAAGAAAAATTTGAAGGATTTAAAAAAGAAAAATTAGATGAAAATGAAATGAAGTATGGAAAAGAAATTAGAGAAAAATATGGACAAGAAACTATAGAGAAATCTAATAAAAAGTTTTTAAATTTGAGCGAAGAAGAATTTAAGAAAATGGTATCTATTGAAAAAGAAATGCTATTATCTTTGAAAAAGGTTATAGAAAATAATGATTTAAAAAGTGAATTTGCAAAGGATGTGTATGAAAAGCATAGAGAATGGCTAGGATTTACATGGCCATCATATACTAAGGAGGCCCATATAGGTCTTGCACAAATGTATATTTATGATGAAAGATTTACAAAATATTATAATGATAAAGTTGGACATGGAGCAGCACAAGTACTACATGATTGTATAGTAAAATATGCTAAATAA